Proteins found in one Leptospira terpstrae serovar Hualin str. LT 11-33 = ATCC 700639 genomic segment:
- a CDS encoding cellulose synthase family protein, with translation MLTFLSISFLVLYGFDILVLFYFGLHTYLMVFLYSRYKQNCAEDETKLLSLKDKNLPTVTVQLPIFNEFYVVDRLIESACNLEYPAKKLQIQVLDDSTDETVEKVASLVASYKKKGIWIEHVHRTNRKGHKAGALDEGMAKAKGDYIAIFDADFTPDSDFLLRTMGYFEDESIGMVQTRWGHINETYNILTKAQSFGIDGHFMIEQVARNGASLWMNFNGTAGIWRRACIEDAGGWEHDTLTEDFDLSYRAELKGWKFRYIKDVVCKAEIPATMNAYKAQQFRWCKGSIQTAVKLIPRIWKSKESWKIKGEAITHLINYSVHPLMIINILLTAPLLLMEFWAGFKMDDLPMEILFGSAAVLSIGSMGPVIFYAYSQREIHKNWKSKLVYLPILVMIGTGIAVMNTYAWMEAVFGIQSGFKRTPKLRIEKEGDSLQDKIKYVVPVDYRAFLEFFMGAYCVFCIYLSFMVGKPYMIGFMVLYSIGFFYVSYLSVAESFWKFKPASKAEKELRAVA, from the coding sequence ATGCTAACGTTTTTATCTATATCGTTTTTGGTTCTTTACGGCTTTGACATTTTGGTTCTGTTCTACTTCGGATTGCACACTTACCTCATGGTTTTTTTGTATAGCAGATACAAACAAAACTGTGCAGAGGATGAAACCAAACTTCTATCTTTAAAGGACAAGAACCTTCCCACAGTGACGGTTCAACTACCAATTTTCAATGAATTCTATGTTGTGGATCGATTGATCGAATCTGCATGTAACTTGGAATATCCTGCGAAAAAACTTCAAATCCAAGTCCTAGACGACTCCACAGACGAAACAGTGGAAAAAGTTGCCTCCCTTGTTGCCTCTTATAAGAAAAAAGGAATCTGGATCGAACACGTTCATAGAACCAATCGCAAAGGCCACAAAGCCGGAGCCCTGGATGAAGGGATGGCAAAAGCAAAAGGGGATTACATCGCCATTTTTGATGCCGACTTCACTCCTGACTCAGACTTCCTCCTACGCACAATGGGATACTTTGAAGACGAATCCATTGGAATGGTCCAAACACGTTGGGGCCATATCAACGAAACATATAATATTTTGACCAAAGCCCAAAGTTTTGGAATCGATGGTCACTTTATGATCGAGCAGGTTGCAAGAAATGGCGCTAGCCTTTGGATGAACTTCAATGGCACTGCGGGAATCTGGAGACGTGCTTGTATTGAAGATGCAGGTGGATGGGAACATGACACCCTAACAGAAGACTTTGACCTCTCCTACCGTGCAGAACTAAAAGGTTGGAAATTTCGTTATATTAAAGATGTGGTTTGTAAGGCGGAAATTCCTGCCACTATGAATGCCTATAAAGCGCAACAGTTCCGTTGGTGCAAGGGTTCCATCCAAACCGCGGTAAAACTAATCCCACGCATTTGGAAGTCCAAGGAATCTTGGAAGATCAAAGGGGAAGCGATTACCCATCTCATCAATTATTCTGTGCACCCACTCATGATCATCAATATCTTACTCACAGCTCCTCTTCTACTTATGGAATTTTGGGCAGGTTTTAAGATGGATGACCTCCCTATGGAGATTCTCTTTGGATCGGCCGCGGTTCTTTCCATCGGTTCCATGGGACCTGTGATTTTCTATGCTTACTCCCAACGCGAAATCCACAAAAACTGGAAATCCAAATTGGTTTACCTTCCTATTCTCGTGATGATTGGAACAGGAATTGCTGTCATGAATACTTACGCTTGGATGGAGGCTGTTTTTGGCATCCAATCTGGTTTCAAACGCACTCCAAAACTCAGAATTGAGAAAGAAGGGGATAGTCTGCAGGACAAAATCAAATATGTAGTCCCAGTAGATTACCGAGCTTTCCTCGAGTTTTTTATGGGTGCCTATTGTGTATTTTGTATCTACCTTTCCTTTATGGTCGGAAAACCATATATGATCGGTTTTATGGTTCTTTATTCTATCGGATTTTTCTATGTCTCTTACCTTTCTGTTGCGGAGTCGTTTTGGAAATTCAAACCGGCAAGCAAGGCAGAAAAGGAACTACGTGCCGTCGCTTAG
- a CDS encoding ATP-binding protein encodes MLAHNGKKVLAPVNGVANLTPDQKYFQIKQDGSWSTTSPYHFRQFDFVTLLESFDEGALYSLDLVETPLKDYFQKFKKESSFKIVLSPFCRYQHLNFEEMILRDMKDAYLSFIELLKLIYPKAEVSNFFEIPSLDFEHPNGIPEFFLHKQFHQSVDKTRKSLIGHEVLFLGAETIFHVLRKLYYNEPFTKRHLAVFLVDRKGRMDLEPRQFFLTNGQALAFIPANLDKRYKIASFETVFEEVTPMDVGSLGYFNIYEHYSITLYEKLPAARKEFSCIDCMECNNYCPTNANPVQLIKGKTEEFEKSQCISCGICTVYCPSGIDIRKRIEGVVV; translated from the coding sequence ATGCTTGCACATAACGGGAAGAAGGTGCTTGCTCCAGTGAATGGAGTGGCTAATTTAACGCCCGACCAAAAATACTTCCAGATCAAACAAGATGGATCTTGGTCTACCACTTCTCCTTACCATTTTCGCCAGTTTGATTTTGTTACACTTTTAGAGTCTTTTGATGAAGGGGCACTCTATTCTTTGGATTTGGTAGAAACTCCGCTTAAGGATTACTTTCAAAAATTCAAAAAAGAATCTTCTTTTAAAATAGTTTTATCTCCTTTTTGCAGATACCAACATCTCAATTTTGAAGAAATGATCCTTCGAGATATGAAGGATGCTTATCTATCTTTCATTGAACTTTTGAAATTGATATATCCGAAAGCGGAAGTATCCAACTTTTTCGAAATTCCATCTTTAGATTTTGAACATCCTAATGGGATTCCCGAATTTTTCCTGCACAAACAATTTCATCAGAGTGTTGATAAAACTAGAAAATCTTTAATTGGGCATGAAGTTTTATTTTTAGGTGCAGAAACTATATTCCATGTTTTGCGAAAGTTATACTATAACGAACCTTTTACGAAAAGACATTTAGCAGTATTTTTAGTGGACCGTAAAGGAAGAATGGATTTAGAGCCGCGCCAGTTTTTTTTAACCAATGGACAAGCTTTAGCTTTCATCCCGGCAAACTTAGATAAACGCTATAAAATAGCATCCTTTGAAACTGTATTTGAAGAAGTAACACCAATGGATGTTGGTTCACTTGGTTACTTCAATATTTATGAACATTATTCCATCACGTTATACGAAAAACTTCCTGCAGCAAGAAAAGAATTCAGTTGTATCGATTGTATGGAGTGTAATAATTACTGTCCAACCAATGCAAACCCTGTGCAACTTATCAAAGGCAAAACAGAAGAATTTGAAAAAAGTCAATGTATTTCCTGTGGGATTTGTACAGTGTATTGCCCTTCTGGAATTGATATTCGGAAACGAATTGAAGGAGTTGTTGTTTAA
- a CDS encoding PTS sugar transporter subunit IIA produces MNQLLEILDPKNIIFDFKASTKEDAIRKMISHMVTTQSLDPSHEEETVSSLMNREKSMSTGIGSGVAIPHCSVHYVNELKCAMAIAPQGIDFDALDHGLVQIFIMLIVPKNKFQDHIKTLALIAKTLNIPEEREKLIKAKNFEEIQKAFLSKS; encoded by the coding sequence ATGAATCAACTTCTGGAGATTCTGGACCCTAAAAATATCATTTTCGACTTCAAGGCTTCTACAAAAGAAGATGCCATTCGAAAGATGATTTCTCATATGGTCACCACACAATCGTTAGATCCTAGTCATGAAGAAGAAACAGTTTCTTCTTTAATGAATCGAGAGAAATCCATGTCTACTGGCATTGGAAGTGGGGTCGCCATTCCACATTGTTCTGTTCATTATGTGAATGAGTTAAAATGTGCGATGGCAATTGCGCCTCAAGGGATCGACTTTGATGCATTAGATCATGGTTTAGTTCAAATTTTTATTATGCTAATTGTTCCTAAGAACAAATTTCAAGATCATATCAAAACATTGGCCTTGATTGCAAAAACTCTCAACATTCCTGAAGAAAGAGAAAAACTCATCAAAGCCAAAAATTTCGAAGAAATCCAAAAGGCATTCCTTTCGAAAAGTTAA
- a CDS encoding ABC transporter permease subunit encodes MKSEIFRFLYFLLLLSCISSFVSEFHTKDKSYLYADAGITEIQSQEKGFVSSYIQFWKSLVLESGGKTENGETVYSHIGTRFFSTLHLAIFSILFGSIFAFGLSLAATYFRSGLFYDIVSFSSHLILSTPIFIVAILLLLLFFYKLEWFPPGGYESGNTYYVVLPGIALGSRIYARMSLYLLPEIRKEADSKYVLLLKTRSYPWHHIVGKEIFLKVLPIALILLILDFGSLLSGAMVVEEIFFFPGIGKSLYFSIKSMDTKLLATLLMYSGILFYLLNRIGFYLQRFFSGGV; translated from the coding sequence GTGAAGTCGGAAATTTTCCGTTTTCTGTATTTCTTACTACTGTTATCTTGTATCAGTAGTTTTGTATCTGAGTTTCATACTAAAGATAAATCCTATTTGTATGCTGATGCAGGGATCACTGAAATACAAAGTCAGGAAAAAGGTTTTGTATCTTCCTATATCCAATTTTGGAAATCTTTAGTTTTGGAATCAGGTGGAAAAACAGAAAATGGGGAAACTGTGTATTCCCATATAGGAACTCGTTTTTTTTCTACTTTGCACCTAGCAATATTTAGTATTCTCTTTGGCTCCATTTTTGCATTTGGACTATCTCTTGCAGCAACATACTTTCGGTCTGGATTATTTTATGATATTGTATCTTTTAGTTCTCATCTGATTCTATCCACTCCCATTTTTATCGTCGCAATACTTTTGTTACTTTTGTTTTTTTACAAGTTGGAATGGTTTCCACCTGGTGGGTATGAATCAGGAAACACATACTATGTTGTGTTACCTGGTATTGCATTGGGTTCACGGATTTATGCTAGGATGTCCTTATATCTATTGCCAGAAATTCGGAAAGAAGCAGATTCTAAGTATGTTCTATTATTAAAAACAAGGTCTTATCCTTGGCATCATATTGTTGGAAAAGAAATTTTTTTAAAAGTCCTGCCGATTGCACTCATCCTTTTAATTTTAGATTTTGGGTCTTTGTTGTCTGGAGCAATGGTCGTAGAAGAGATTTTCTTTTTTCCTGGAATTGGAAAGTCTTTATATTTTTCTATTAAATCGATGGATACAAAGTTACTGGCAACACTACTGATGTATTCTGGGATTCTTTTTTATCTTTTGAATCGTATTGGATTTTATCTGCAAAGATTTTTTTCAGGTGGGGTATAA
- a CDS encoding ABC transporter permease subunit, whose translation MISLHTFLRFFFFGLVILGAIIFPAPTNVDLANNNLPIFSPGFLAGTDRLGRDNFALFCYGSLSTIALVVPARIFTIFVSFLLSAFSLFFPKRSDFVFSGIVSVSLAIPSLLSALVVISLLPNNPFAIFIAILVSDWALSYETITAKIREIKQSSYLSASLCMGAKPYQLLLLHYLPALRGMFGFLFFSGLPAVVMTTALFSYLGIQTSLGDTGPGLGEQISFSKDYFDKSPVSVLLPIVAILTLVYSLGSNQKKNET comes from the coding sequence GTGATTTCATTACATACCTTTTTACGGTTTTTCTTTTTTGGACTAGTGATTCTAGGTGCCATTATTTTTCCAGCTCCTACTAATGTAGATTTGGCGAACAATAATTTACCCATTTTTTCTCCTGGTTTTTTAGCAGGAACAGATCGGTTAGGTCGCGACAATTTTGCTTTATTCTGTTATGGATCTTTATCCACCATAGCCCTAGTGGTACCTGCTCGCATTTTTACTATTTTTGTTTCTTTTCTTTTATCTGCCTTTTCTCTATTCTTTCCTAAAAGATCGGACTTCGTTTTTTCAGGAATTGTTTCTGTATCTCTCGCCATCCCTTCTTTATTGTCTGCCCTTGTTGTGATTAGTTTGTTACCCAACAATCCGTTCGCAATTTTTATTGCTATCTTAGTATCAGATTGGGCATTGTCGTACGAAACAATCACTGCTAAGATTCGTGAAATCAAACAAAGTTCTTATCTTTCCGCTTCTCTTTGTATGGGTGCCAAACCTTATCAATTACTTCTTTTACATTATTTACCGGCACTTCGGGGTATGTTTGGGTTTTTGTTTTTTTCTGGATTACCTGCTGTGGTAATGACAACAGCCCTGTTTTCTTATTTAGGAATTCAGACATCCCTTGGGGATACGGGGCCAGGTCTTGGAGAACAGATCTCATTTTCTAAAGATTATTTTGATAAGTCGCCTGTTTCCGTTTTGCTTCCGATCGTTGCCATTTTAACTTTGGTGTATTCTTTGGGATCTAACCAGAAAAAGAATGAAACATAA